In Phacochoerus africanus isolate WHEZ1 chromosome 2, ROS_Pafr_v1, whole genome shotgun sequence, one DNA window encodes the following:
- the SLC35D3 gene encoding solute carrier family 35 member D3, translated as MQQLCRGRVLGITVAIAHGVFSGSLNILLKFLISRYQFSFLTLVQCLTSSTAALSLELLRRLGFIAVPPFGLSLARSFAGVTVLSTLQSSLTLWSLRGLSLPMYVVFKRCLPLVTMLIGVLVLKNGVPSPGVLAAVLITTCGAALAGAGDLTGDPIGYVTGVLAVLVHAAYLVLIQKASADTEHGPLTAQYVIAVSATPLLVICSFASTDSIHAWTFPGWKDPAMVCIFVACILIGCAMNFTTLHCTYINSAVTTSFVGVVKSIATITVGMVAFSDVEPTSLFIAGVVVNTLGSIIYCVAKYLETRKQSNYEDLETQPGGEEAQPSGDQLPFVMEELPAAEGGSGGSGGGKAAGGSTQQGGQEARGSPRGAPLAARSTQVSDSPEEMSRRSLKDAYLEVWRLVRGTKYMKKDYLIENEELPSP; from the exons ATGCAGCAGCTATGCCGGGGCCGCGTGCTGGGCATCACTGTGGCCATCGCGCACGGGGTCTTCTCGGGCTCCCTCAACATCCTGCTCAAGTTCCTCATCAGCCGCTACCAGTTCTCCTTCCTGACCCTGGTGCAGTGCCTGACCAGCTCCACCGCGGCGCTGAGCCTGGAGCTGCTGCGGCGCCTCGGGTTCATCGCGGTGCCCCCCTTTGGCCTGAGCCTGGCGCGCTCCTTCGCGGGGGTCACGGTGCTCTCCACGCTGCAGTCCAGCCTCACGCTCTGGTCCCTGCGCGGCCTCAGCCTGCCTATGTACGTGGTCTTCAAGCGCTGCCTGCCCCTGGTCACCATGCTCATCGGCGTCCTGGTGCTCAAGAACGGCGTGCCCTCGCCGGGGGTGCTCGCGGCGGTGCTCATCACCACCTGCGGCGCGGCTCTGGCAG GAGCTGGTGACCTGACCGGCGACCCCATAGGGTATGTAACCGGCGTGCTGGCGGTGCTGGTGCACGCCGCCTACTTGGTGCTCATCCAGAAAGCAAGCGCTGACACCGAGCACGGGCCGCTCACCGCTCAGTACGTCATCGCCGTCTCGGCCACCCCGCTGCTGGTCATCTGTTCCTTCGCCAGCACCGACTCTATCCACGCCTGGACCTTCCCCGGCTGGAAGGACCCGGCCATGGTGTGCATCTTCGTGGCCTGTATCCTGATCGGCTGCGCCATGAACTTCACCACGCTGCACTGCACCTACATCAACTCGGCGGTGACCACCAGCTTCGTGGGGGTGGTGAAGAGCATCGCCACCATCACGGTGGGTATGGTGGCCTTCAGCGATGTGGAGCCCACCTCCCTATTCATTGCCGGCGTCGTGGTGAACACGCTGGGCTCCATCATTTACTGCGTGgccaaatatttggaaaccagAAAGCAAAGCAACTACGAGGACCTGGAGACGCAGCCCGGGGGAGAGGAGGCGCAGCCAAGTGGAGACCAGCTGCCTTTCGTCATGGAGGAGCTGCCCGCCGCCGAGGGCGGAAGTGGCGGGTCAGGAGGTGGGAAGGCAGCGGGTGGCTCCACTCAGCAGGGTGGGCAAGAGGCGAGGGGTAGCCCGAGAGGAGCCCCACTGGCGGCCAGGAGCACGCAGGTCTCAGACAGCCCTGAAGAAATGAGCAGGAGGTCATTAAAGGATGCTTACCTGGAAGTGTGGAGGTTAGTTAGGGGAACCAAGTATATGAAGAAGGATTATTTGATAGAAAACGAGGAGTTACCCAGTCCTTGA